The following nucleotide sequence is from Macaca fascicularis isolate 582-1 chromosome 15, T2T-MFA8v1.1.
caaaaaaaaaaaaaaaaagaaaagaaaagaaaaagaaaaagaaagaaaagaaaagaaattactacCAGCCAACTCAATTAAAGAGCTCAAGTACAGACGGATATTGGCATCTCATGACTTAGTGCCAAAGAGACTTCAGACTGTCCTAATTAGATGTATTCTACCGGCAAAGTAACTATACACTAGAATCACCCTTCAGGGAAAGTTGTGCATTTTGCTGGCTGTTATTTTAATTCCCCCAAGAACTGTAGACATTCAAAACTCAGTTGCTCAAGTCCTTTGGGAAGCCCTGTGATAATGCTAGGGGCCCAAGACATAATGGTGTATCATTACTCACGAGTCTTCAGAGTAAAGCACAGGATCTGGGCTCCCGGAAGGGGTTACTTCCAGCTGGAACACCCACCAGCAGGGCATCCTTGCAGGCATTCTGCATACAGTACTGTTGAAGCTCTGCAGCTGCCTGAGAGACCTGAAACAAAGGGACAGCAACATGGCACACTGCTCACGGCCAAGCCGTCCGGCAGTCAAGGATATTCTGCAAATGATCGTCCAACTTGGTAAATAGCAACTTTTTGTGACCTCCGAAAGTCTCTTTCTGCTGAACGTTCTAATACTTGAGCTACAAAGAGGAAAGGATACAATTTCCATAAACTTCAATTTAGATAGTTTTTGGTTTAGCTGCTTATTcaacaaagcaagaaaaagctGTATCTTTGATCCATTTAGAAATCTAGTTTTGAgactgaatggataaagaaatagcTCATTCCAGCATTCCCTTTACAAATTTTCACTTATATAAAACATGCACTGATATATCCAAGTTTGCCAAATGAGCAAATTGTCTTAATGTTTACAAGTC
It contains:
- the GNG10 gene encoding guanine nucleotide-binding protein G(I)/G(S)/G(O) subunit gamma-10; the encoded protein is MSSGASASALQRLVEQLKLEAGVERIKVSQAAAELQQYCMQNACKDALLVGVPAGSNPFREPRSCALL